The Mercenaria mercenaria strain notata chromosome 6, MADL_Memer_1, whole genome shotgun sequence genome contains the following window.
TTTTGTTCTATTCCTCTATAATGTAATTTATAATTCTCTAgtcattttgatttaaatgtaaataagtaAATACTTGGTTCTAGAATCATTCAAAACCAGAATCATACATTAATAAAAGTTAAGTACCAGAAAATTGTCTTTCACATTCAGCAGTGGATGGAGACACTGTTATCATGATGTTGACAAGGACCAGGATATTAGTGATACTAGCTGGCTGGGTCTGTAAGTGTTCACAGTATAGGGTACGACAGTTGACAccagattttttcttttttagttgaTTTTTTAATGTGGTCCATTCACGAagcattgattttttttcatcttcacttagaatttcagagtAATGTTCACATAAGTCTTTGATTTCTTCTCTACCATATTTTAACAATTCTTTCTCATCAGTGGGCCAGTTTCTTAAATCAAACACAGAGAAGCATTTCAAGGGATTTTTTTCAAAGTCACTGAACCTATCCTCTAGATACTTAATTGAGTTGATCAGTAGCTTGGCTTTATCAGTGTCATCTGAGTAGGCGGTTTGTTTCTGTCCTAATAGTTTCAATTCATGGCCACCatgttttaattcatttgtttCAGGGTTGTAGTGTTGGTAGAATCTTGATGCATTTTCCCCAGGTTCATCCTTCATAAGTTCCAACTCGTCAGTCAAATCATTCACAGCTGCAGGTACATCCATTATAAGTAATTCGTTTTTCTGGAATTTGATAGACGTGGCTGTGATGGCCTCAAGATAATCCATCATGAAGTACAGGTACTTCACAAACCTGGCTGATTTCATTTCATGTAAAAGCTTCTTAGCTTTTCCCCCTTCTTCAAGTTTATTCACAGAGGCTGCATGTTCAAGGTGTCCCATGGTAGCAGGTAGGTTGTTTTCGATGGCTTTGAGGGCTTTTCCCTTGCTGGCAACCCATCGCACACTTTTCACGTCACCATACTTCAACAAGTCAGTTTCAAGCATCTTGGCAATGCTTTCCAGCTCTCTTCTTCGTTTGGGACTTTTTGCATAGAAACGGTAGATGCCTTTCACAGTCTCCTCAAACTTTGATAGGTATTCTACACACTTGACAGCATCCAGGACTCCTAATTCAAGCTTGTGTGCAACACAGTGCACTGGAacaatgtgtttgtttttgtctttCATCATAGTACTCACACCAGATCTACACCCCATCATAACTGCGGCTCCATCGAAATTTACACTCACTATCTTTGATTGTTTCTCTAAACCAACACCAACTTTAGCAATTCCACTCTCTATTCCCTCTAATACACCGCTGGCATTGGCACTTTCAACAGCTTCAATTGACGCAAGTTTAGTTATAGGACTGCCATTTTTTACAAAGCGTATTAAGACTGTGTACTGCTCTGTCATCGCATAATCTGTTGACCCATCAGCAAGAATTGTCAGGAACCTACAGTtctcaatgtttatcgatgtttcAAGACATTGTTGCTCAGCTATGTTCATCAAGAACTGTTTGGCAGATTTTTCTTTAAGATAGTTCATCCCTATGTCCATATAATCTTCACCAATGTCACGTCTATTCTTGACATGTAACTCCATATGTGTCTCATAGTCACTAAGCGGCTTTCCCTTTTTGGCCAGAGCATACACAGTATTGAACATTACTGTTAACACATTCATGTTGATTTGCGCACTTTTCTGGACAGCTTTGACAATTTGACTGTTGTTAACAAGTTGAGTCCTTTCCACATCTGACATAACATCTTTCTTCTTTTTATCTGTTGTTTTAGTGTGAGCGGcagatatttcatgttttttaagaCCATCAACTCTCATATTCGAACATCCAGTGAACAAGTTTGATGATTTGTCCGCAATCTCGGGGTACATCCTACATGTGGCACAGAACATAACACCAGGTTTGGTATCATCTGAGTCAGGTTCATGCTCAACCCATGGGTATGTTATTTTCCACGAGGGCTGAAACTTCCGGACACGTTCAGTCTTGTCATACTCCTTATCACAGAATTTCTTTGGTTTTGGAGTCTCTGTCTCGTTATGTCTCTTACGCTTTTGTGAACTAGCACTCCCAGATGGCACACAAGCACTCCCAGACGGCTTTTGGCTAGCTGATCTTATTACGAAACGATCCATGGTTAATCACACTAAACTAGGCACTCAAATTAGTCTCCAAGTCTAATACATTCTTAATTTATCATTCAATAATTTAACTAATGCTCCATGTGATATTCACTTGTGTATATTTCCAATGTTCATATCATAATAAGTTGAAGAACACACAGTTAGAACGTGCTCACTAATGAAGTTTTTTAGTGAAAATGACTTAGGATTTACACGTTACAAACAACTGGTCAATGCTTTGCCTCAATGCTAATTTAATTTCAATGACATGGAGTAATTACCACCCAATTACAGGTACCTACCTTAATTATCAATGCCATTCCTCTTCTCATACTTTCAAAGAACACCGACCAAAGAAATCGGCATTATACAAAAGACTCGTGTAGTAAATTGACAGTCTTTATGTTTTTACGTGTTTTTCACACATGCTGACAGACATGTTACTAATGACTCATTTAACGGTGGTTCCCAGTCTTTGAACTGTTGAAGCAGTGAAAGCGTGGTACCTATCATAATCAGTCGTCGGTAAAGTACGAGCGGATCCGATTGAATTTAGAAATTTTGACTGGTACATCGGTCATAATTGACTCTCGTTAAATCGGTCTACTTTGATTAGTCGAGCGGAGACCAGTCCACAATAGTTTGCATATTTGATATTCGTAGGCGGAGACTGCTTCTGCAGCTACCGTTGAAATTATCGATAAATGGGCGTGGTTAAACTAGTAGGACGGTTACGACCCGTTAATCAGTACACATAGAAAGTTGTTGTTTATTGCAAGTTACAAACGAGTAGACGACCGGATGTTGATGATTTTGTTAGggagttttgtaaaatatacaatgaccGGGCTACTGATGCTTCAAATTTATGGTTGCCCGGCGGGCTTCcgccagtatttttttggtagcccgacgaaaatttctggtagcccgCGGGCTCCGGGCAATTGATTTGTCGGACCCTGGTCATTGTAAATGGTGACCACctatatatttttgacattttaaccagtaccttgctaaatttctacttgtccggacagtaccattaactgttaaaaggggtgcttactaaaaatttactgactgaatagcgaacagtgcagaccatgatcagcctacatcgatgtgcaggctgatcttggtctgcactggtcgcagcagaatcaattgccgccagcaggctaaaggataaGAATATTCTAGCTGGCCTGTATTGACAAAATGTATTCCATTCAATAGGTTAACTTATAATGCGAAGAGGCTCAAATCTAAAAAGAAGCAAAACTTCCACTTACTGACATGATTAAAAGTAGTTAACTTCCAAAATGAAGACAAAAACATATGACAAACTTGTGATTTATTTTTAACAGAATAACTTAACTTCTGCTCTTACTCATTTATTTCATTCGAAAGTAACAGTTTGCAAGTATACGTGGCTACGTTAACAACACATTTGCACTTAGATCAATATATTGAACTAAATATCAGATCCAAAACCTTTTTAATTTCAATACCACGTCACCTCAACATGTTAAGAAGATGTTCATTTGTGTGTTGTCAATATTGGatatcagaaaacaaaaataagttaGTTACTTGATGTAtgtatcttcattttttttttcttattacattgatatttttgataaataatatagTACAGAAAACTTCAGTTTTTCAAAAAgttatttgcaaatatttaagccatgccatgagaaaacaaacatagtggctttgcgaccagcatggatccagaccagcctgcgcatccgagcagtctggtcaggatccatgctgttcgctttcaaagtctataacaattagagaaaccattagcgaacagcatggatcctgaccagactgcgcggatgcgcaggctggtctggatccatgctggtcgcaaagccacttatagataatgttggttttcccatggcacggctcatttgttaatTATTTAGAAGAGTGGTTTCAAGCAATATTATCTCAAACTTGTTTATCTTGAATTTGCGACTatctcaaaaacattttcaagtcccgcCACCTAACATGTGCACAAAGTATCATTtcaacctttaccatgctaaatttctaaaatggactggaccatcgttcaatttgggcaatagcCTTTactattcgaaggggtgttcattgaaaatttactgactgaatagcgaacagtgcagaccataatcagcctgcacatctgtgttcagtggtttgcactggtcgcaaaggcagaatcaaattTTGATTACCTGGAAGCAAAACGAAACACTAGTTCCCTTGGAATTTaagataccaagtttcaacaGTACAGCTATGAATTAATCTGTTAGCTTGCTAGAAGTAAATGAACATGGTTTTAAGTGACAAAAACTAAGGTTTACAAGTTATACAAGCAAACATGTGGCTATCTCTACCAGCTGCTCCTGTTGTGTCTATTGGCTTAGGGTTAGAacttaactttcttttttttctacactTACAAATTTTTGCAAGTATGAgaaatttcaacttaaaaataCCACTTTTACTAGCAATTTTTTCCCCCAACTATTATTGACAGAAACGTTAAATAcataaatgagccacaccatgagaaaaccaacatagtggctttgtgaccagcatggatccagaccagcctgcacatccgcgcagtctggtcaggatccatgctgttcactaacggtttctctaattgcaataggctttgaaggcggatgcgcaggctggtctgcatccatgctggtcgcaaatgcactatgttggttttctcatgacgcagctcaaattctttcttttttaccCTCCAGCTTTTCACAGAACCTGCAACAACTGCTCATTGTCACACATCAATTCAATTAAATCTGTCAATTCACAACACAAAGACAGAATTTTTATCTCCAAAAAAGCGATCTTTAATCTATCTCTTTAATACCAGAAGATATGTCTTGTTCAGTTAAAACTTGTCTTTTTTGTCTTAATGACAGCTGGTGTTTGTTCAGGCATTTAAAGACAGATGCTGCCTCAGTGGTAAAACTTCACTGGTTTTCACTCAAATGAAGCTATTTTCATGAAGGTATAGCTGCActtttaattaacccttaccttgctaaattttatataatgaacttgtccatttttccattttggacagtaccattaactttttaaaggggtgtttaccaaaagatactgactgaactgcaaatagtgcagatcatgatcagactacatggatgtgcaggctgatcatgatctacactggtcgcaaaggcagaataaatcgtgtccagcatggtaaggattaagaaTACTAAATTTTTTGAAGACTTAATTTATAACTTAATGTGCTACTAAAATGACTttgcatataatttttttttcaaaagttatttaatattatgaaacatatattttcttggcggactaattttcatggattccAGAAAATTAAATCCCAATGCACAAGAAATAttccttttcattttatgttcaaaatttgtcTTCTATAAAGTAATATCCccataaaatagcaattttgataaaatccaCAGAATTTTGaatccatgaaaatttaatgattcCATGGTATTGGCTGTTCGTTTTCTAATTACAACAAGTGTCTAAGAGATTTCAGACAGTTTTTGGAAGATTTCTAACATTTTGGTACTTCTGATCATTTAAGCtgtataaaaaacattcaaaaggtgtgtgacaaaaaatatatgacaacagtcttatttctttagaaaacaagagctgtttgtaaaacacccCCATGATGGGGTGTCCCATTTTCACTCCCTTGATCACTTTCAACTTGAACTACTAACCCCagaacattaggggtcatctagttCATAAGCCCagtcatgctatcaagtttgaagatactgtgtcaagtggttctcaagttcttgagtggaaatggttttcaaggttcaggcccctgtgatcttgacctttgacttactgaccccaaagaCTATAGGGGTCATGTATTTCAtcagcccaatcatgctatcaagtttgaaagttcttGGTCAATGGTTCTCAAGGTGTTAAATTGAAGCCATTTCAAGCTTCAgacccctgtaaccttgacctttcacttACTAAccccaaaaaaattgttttacaggttCAGGCACCTGTGGCCTTTACCTGTGAATTACTGACCCCAAAGACAACAGGGATCACCTACTACTTAAGGCAAACCATGCTATCAAGTCTGAAGGTTCTGcatgtcctatcatcctatgaagtttcaacattctgggtcaagtggttctgaagttactgatcggaaatggttttccatgttcaggcccctgtgaccttgacttttaatagagtgaccccaaaatcaatagtggtcatctaatCTGCACAGCCCTTTTTTTATGGTTCTGGGGAAGGGTGGCGGGTCCTTTCAGAATGGGAAATTTGCGTCGTAAAATACCAAATTGgggaattttttatatatatataaaaaaaaaaaaaaaacacagattgAGTAAGATCAAGGCCTCCCCTGGCTCTTTCACACTTTTAGCCATGACTTAAGCCAATTGCAAAATCTTGGGACCATTTCATACCCTAAAGTGCCAGAATTAGaagccattattttttttaaaatctctatttcattttatactttaaccAAGCAATTTGCCCGTGAAccatttcatcctaatatcacattgaatcaaaaatagtttttaatcttatcattaaaatgtttaaatcatttttcaagaaCACTTTCATTTCAAAGCtaaagtaattgctcaatgtatgaaattattcctttaataatttgcaatttttgaattatctccctttaatgggcatttttcactatttagatgtttataaagcattaatatttagttctttatttttgacttttgtatttcaaacttaatataaggtcatttatcaaaaatagagttgtccttttttattttatgacttttaaaaagctttttaaatgcttttaattgcattatatataaatctcAATTTACAATCTATTTCATACATACtactgtatagcgaaaataccacctaaaggtatgattagcactttgttttgaagctctTGGGAGGTGCTTTAAAAAATCCATcccgtgtatcaatgctttacattgggcacgtgaaagaaccaaacgaactgctttagttcatttgtatctcaaacttACTTCACTGAAATTTAACGAACGCGAGCGGAATTGGGCGGACCGAAATGTTTACGCGTAGACTGAAATGAACGCGACTGAAATCTTCGCGTAGACTGAAATGAACGCGACTGAAATCATTTCACGATCGCGCAAATTGTTTGTGAGTCGTTGGACTTAacaatatttccagattttttcgTTCATTACTTCCGCGAATCTGCTTGTTATTAGATAAATATATCAGCGAATCGGATTGTTGTAGATAAATATATCCGCGAATCAGAAATTCTGGAAAGGGAAATTCCCGATGACCGACGCTAACGGTAATATCTGAGATGTTCTGATTGCGGCGTTTCTTGAAGCGGTGTTTAGAATGCATATACAATCAGACCTATTAATCCATCGGGGGTGGAAATTTTTTCTGATAAAAACGACTtgcatttggggaattttttagtGCAATTGgggataaaagtatattattttgcctggggaatggggccgaatttcggccccaaaatcgGCGTAAAAAAAGGGCtgctgcatgtccaatcatcctatgaagtttcaacattctgggtcaaatggttctcaagttattgatcggaaatggatttccaagtttaggcccctgtgactttgatctttaacagagtgacttcaaaatcaatacgggtcatctactctgcatgatcaatcatcctatgaagtttcaacattctgggtcaagtggttctcaagttattgatcggaaatggttttccatgttcaggcccctgtgaccttgacctttactagagtgaccccaaaatcaataggggtcatctactctgcatgaccaatcatcctatggagtttcaacattatgggtcagttggttctcaagttattgatcggaaatggttttccatgttcaggcccctgtgaccttgacctttactagagtgaccccaaaatcaataggggtcatctactctgcatgaccaatcatcctatggagtttcaacattatgggtcagttggttctcaagttattgatcggaaatggttttccatgttcaggcccctgtgaccttgacctttattagagtgaccccaaaatcaataagggtcatctactctgcatgaccaatcatcctatggagtttcaacattatgggtcaagtggttctcaagttattgatcggaaatggttttccatgttcaggaccctgtcaccttgacctttgatggagtgaccccaaaaacaataggggtcgtctactccataagccctgccatattatgaagtttgaaggttctaggtcaaatggttctccagttattgagtggaaataaagtgtgatggacggacagggcaaaaccaGTGTCTTTCCCAGACATAATAAAAAGAATCATGAGTAtacattacagccaagtcatattaaaatc
Protein-coding sequences here:
- the LOC123536613 gene encoding zinc finger protein 862-like, which translates into the protein MDRFVIRSASQKPSGSACVPSGSASSQKRKRHNETETPKPKKFCDKEYDKTERVRKFQPSWKITYPWVEHEPDSDDTKPGVMFCATCRMYPEIADKSSNLFTGCSNMRVDGLKKHEISAAHTKTTDKKKKDVMSDVERTQLVNNSQIVKAVQKSAQINMNVLTVMFNTVYALAKKGKPLSDYETHMELHVKNRRDIGEDYMDIGMNYLKEKSAKQFLMNIAEQQCLETSINIENCRFLTILADGSTDYAMTEQYTVLIRFVKNGSPITKLASIEAVESANASGVLEGIESGIAKVGVGLEKQSKIVSVNFDGAAVMMGCRSGVSTMMKDKNKHIVPVHCVAHKLELGVLDAVKCVEYLSKFEETVKGIYRFYAKSPKRRRELESIAKMLETDLLKYGDVKSVRWVASKGKALKAIENNLPATMGHLEHAASVNKLEEGGKAKKLLHEMKSARFVKYLYFMMDYLEAITATSIKFQKNELLIMDVPAAVNDLTDELELMKDEPGENASRFYQHYNPETNELKHGGHELKLLGQKQTAYSDDTDKAKLLINSIKYLEDRFSDFEKNPLKCFSVFDLRNWPTDEKELLKYGREEIKDLCEHYSEILSEDEKKSMLREWTTLKNQLKKKKSGVNCRTLYCEHLQTQPASITNILVLVNIMITVSPSTAECERQFSAMKLIKSARRSHMNQDTLEALMRVHADGPPAALFDPQPAIDHWMSSGPGTRHLGGHKIPQKPSVVLSDNEDDDLDDSRDQ